The following coding sequences lie in one Mycobacterium sp. DL440 genomic window:
- a CDS encoding DUF5642 family protein yields MRLFAVATVLLVCTLACGVACGSRPAPEPTPTSSGAQTTGSAATVNPARIDRVRQDLPPGYEVEAIDPRATPVSLWGFGPDWTADPAHCAAAAAPESEPGRGWSASGPGGIVYAAVVKVNAEAGAPEPGPDGSCEQWRVSGGHSTGIVTPAAAPLIEGAVTAGMSTAVTTVVEGGTETRSHADTFTADLHSEGADYHLFITVVTDPGSPNPALDPAFTSDLLVKSVSALRG; encoded by the coding sequence GTGCGCCTTTTCGCCGTCGCGACGGTTCTCCTGGTGTGCACCCTGGCTTGCGGGGTCGCATGCGGGTCGCGGCCGGCGCCGGAACCGACGCCGACATCGTCAGGGGCGCAGACCACCGGCAGCGCGGCCACGGTGAACCCGGCCCGCATCGACCGGGTGCGCCAGGACCTGCCGCCCGGCTACGAGGTGGAGGCCATCGACCCGCGTGCGACCCCGGTGTCGCTGTGGGGATTCGGACCGGACTGGACGGCCGACCCGGCGCATTGCGCAGCGGCGGCCGCCCCCGAATCCGAACCGGGGCGGGGTTGGTCGGCGTCGGGGCCGGGCGGCATCGTGTACGCGGCGGTCGTGAAGGTGAACGCGGAGGCGGGCGCGCCCGAGCCCGGCCCCGACGGGTCGTGCGAACAGTGGCGGGTGTCGGGTGGGCACTCCACCGGGATCGTGACGCCGGCCGCGGCTCCGCTGATCGAGGGCGCGGTGACCGCGGGGATGTCCACCGCCGTCACCACAGTCGTCGAAGGCGGCACCGAAACCAGATCTCACGCCGACACATTCACCGCCGATCTGCATTCTGAGGGCGCCGACTACCACTTGTTCATCACCGTCGTCACGGATCCGGGCTCACCCAATCCCGCGCTCGACCCCGCGTTCACCTCCGATCTCCTGGTGAAATCGGTTTCGGCGTTACGCGGCTGA
- a CDS encoding aldehyde dehydrogenase: MALQTILDDLRNRPGTGEAIPVIDPATEEQITEFRDCGPDAVDDAVAAAKAAYQSGVWTDIPARQRAKVLWKLGDLIDEHAKEFTELESLDAGMPPMQAEMIVSTCAEFFRYYAGWCTKLNGSSYQVQMEGGVNSNYSNLHAYTTKEPYGVVGLIYPWNGPLFNACAKIAPALAAGCSSVVKPAEETPLSAVLLERLIGEAGVPDGVANFVIGYGATAGAAITAHPDVEKVAFTGSTEVGKQIMRDSADNLKKVTLELGGKSPVLIYEDADLDMAIMMASMGIFVHSGQGCVCGSRIFVQRSVYERVVEGISMIGENLVLGGPKDEGAMISPLVSQKQLDRVLGYIDQGKRDGVEIVSGGYRLDRKGYFVKPTVLTNVDPATSRLYKEEIFGPVVTILPFDDDDQAIAMANDTPYGLAATVWTTNLARAHSLGKRLQAGMVGLNCQLTFDHNVPFGGYKQSGVGKEFGYEGIDGYLKTKTIWAQL, from the coding sequence ATGGCGCTGCAGACGATCTTGGATGACCTCCGCAACCGGCCCGGTACGGGCGAGGCCATTCCGGTCATCGATCCCGCGACCGAGGAGCAGATCACCGAGTTCCGCGACTGCGGGCCCGACGCGGTCGACGACGCCGTCGCCGCCGCGAAGGCCGCCTACCAATCCGGCGTCTGGACTGACATTCCGGCCCGCCAGCGCGCCAAGGTCCTGTGGAAGCTGGGCGATCTGATCGACGAGCACGCCAAGGAATTCACCGAGCTGGAGTCGCTCGACGCCGGAATGCCGCCGATGCAGGCCGAGATGATCGTCTCCACGTGCGCCGAGTTCTTCCGCTACTACGCGGGCTGGTGTACCAAGCTCAACGGCAGCAGCTACCAGGTACAGATGGAGGGCGGCGTCAACAGCAATTACTCCAATCTGCACGCGTACACCACCAAAGAGCCGTACGGCGTGGTGGGCCTGATCTATCCGTGGAACGGACCGCTGTTCAACGCCTGCGCCAAGATCGCGCCGGCCCTGGCCGCCGGCTGCTCCAGCGTCGTCAAGCCGGCCGAGGAGACCCCGTTGTCTGCGGTGTTACTGGAGAGGCTGATCGGTGAGGCCGGTGTGCCCGACGGCGTGGCCAACTTCGTGATCGGCTACGGCGCCACCGCGGGTGCCGCGATCACCGCCCACCCCGACGTGGAGAAGGTCGCGTTCACCGGCTCGACCGAGGTCGGCAAGCAGATCATGCGGGACTCGGCGGACAACTTGAAGAAGGTGACCCTGGAGCTGGGCGGTAAGTCCCCGGTGCTGATCTACGAGGACGCCGACCTGGACATGGCGATCATGATGGCCTCGATGGGCATCTTCGTACACTCCGGGCAGGGCTGCGTGTGCGGATCACGAATCTTCGTGCAGCGCAGCGTGTATGAGCGCGTTGTCGAAGGCATCTCGATGATCGGCGAGAACCTGGTGCTTGGCGGCCCCAAGGACGAGGGCGCCATGATCAGCCCACTGGTCAGCCAGAAGCAGCTCGACCGCGTGCTGGGCTACATCGACCAGGGCAAGCGCGACGGCGTCGAGATCGTTTCTGGCGGTTATCGACTCGACCGCAAGGGCTACTTCGTCAAGCCGACAGTGCTCACCAACGTCGACCCGGCCACCAGCCGCCTGTACAAAGAAGAGATCTTCGGCCCGGTCGTCACGATCCTGCCGTTCGACGATGACGACCAAGCCATCGCGATGGCCAACGACACCCCCTACGGCCTGGCCGCCACCGTGTGGACCACCAACCTGGCCCGTGCGCACAGCTTGGGCAAGCGCCTGCAGGCCGGCATGGTGGGACTGAACTGTCAGCTGACGTTTGACCACAACGTGCCGTTCGGCGGCTACAAACAGTCCGGCGTCGGCAAGGAATTCGGCTACGAGGGCATTGACGGCTACCTCAAGACCAAGACAATCTGGGCGCAGCTGTAG
- a CDS encoding shikimate 5-dehydrogenase — MRPPLSKDTTVCISLAARPSNIGTRFHNYLYDELGLDFLYKAFTTTDIAAAIGGVRALGIRGCSVSMPFKKSVMDLVDEVEPSALAIDAVNTIVNDLSVPGGRLVASNTDYLAVQQLVERLNPADAVLIRGSGGMAKAVGAALRDKGFRSGTVVARNTDAGTALAEALGYRYASEVGALTAPILVNVTPIGMADGPDEHRSAFEPATIAAAGAVVDVVAMPAETPLVIASRSAGVPVITGAEVIALQAAEQFERYTGVRPTPQQVAAASAFSRQVSTA, encoded by the coding sequence GTGAGGCCGCCGTTGAGCAAAGACACGACCGTGTGCATCTCACTGGCGGCACGGCCCAGCAACATCGGCACCCGGTTCCACAACTATCTCTACGACGAACTCGGCTTGGACTTCCTCTACAAGGCTTTCACCACAACCGATATCGCGGCGGCGATCGGTGGCGTGCGGGCCTTGGGCATTCGAGGTTGTTCGGTGTCGATGCCGTTCAAGAAGTCCGTCATGGACCTCGTCGACGAGGTCGAACCGTCAGCCCTGGCCATCGATGCGGTCAACACGATCGTCAACGACCTGTCGGTGCCGGGCGGTCGCCTGGTCGCCTCCAACACCGATTACCTGGCGGTGCAACAGCTCGTCGAGCGGTTGAACCCGGCCGACGCGGTGCTGATCCGGGGCAGCGGTGGCATGGCCAAAGCGGTCGGTGCAGCGTTGCGGGACAAAGGGTTTCGCAGCGGCACGGTCGTTGCCCGCAACACTGACGCCGGAACAGCATTGGCCGAGGCGCTCGGCTACCGTTATGCGTCCGAGGTCGGCGCACTGACGGCACCCATCCTGGTCAACGTCACCCCGATCGGAATGGCGGACGGGCCCGATGAGCATCGCAGTGCATTCGAACCGGCCACCATCGCGGCAGCGGGCGCTGTTGTCGACGTCGTGGCGATGCCGGCCGAAACTCCGTTGGTCATCGCGTCGCGGTCGGCGGGCGTGCCGGTGATCACCGGGGCCGAGGTGATCGCGCTCCAGGCCGCCGAACAGTTCGAGCGTTACACGGGAGTGCGGCCGACGCCGCAGCAGGTGGCCGCGGCGTCGGCGTTCTCCCGGCAGGTGTCTACGGCGTGA
- a CDS encoding molybdopterin-binding protein, whose product MPDIRVREAAELLGVSDDTVRRWIDDGSLPAHLDGSGRKVIDGAALAAFARANATAAPKDPLGIGSSARNRFTGLVTNVIVDEVMAQVEMQCGPFTVVSLMSSQSVRELGLAPGSVAVAVVKATTVIVETPKGMS is encoded by the coding sequence GTGCCAGACATCCGGGTCCGTGAGGCCGCCGAACTGCTCGGGGTCAGTGACGACACCGTTCGACGCTGGATCGATGACGGATCGCTGCCGGCCCATCTCGACGGGTCCGGCCGCAAGGTGATCGATGGGGCCGCGCTGGCCGCCTTCGCCCGGGCCAATGCCACTGCGGCGCCCAAGGATCCGCTCGGCATCGGAAGCTCGGCGCGCAACCGCTTCACCGGGTTGGTCACCAACGTCATCGTCGACGAGGTGATGGCCCAGGTGGAGATGCAGTGTGGACCGTTCACCGTGGTGTCGCTGATGAGCAGCCAGTCGGTGCGTGAACTCGGTCTGGCTCCCGGCAGCGTCGCCGTCGCCGTGGTCAAGGCCACGACCGTGATCGTGGAAACCCCGAAAGGAATGTCATGA
- a CDS encoding LpqN/LpqT family lipoprotein produces the protein MTTSMRAGGIAIAAVALGVTLAGCGDKTISGTATEETGTSASSEPTKAADTGTPTPTAGRQYTIVDYIRDNHITEAPVHRGDPGTPTLDLPIPEGWEDATASAPEWSWAAMVSTDPAFTADPPSIIALMSKLTGDVDPAKILEYAPNEIRNLPGYQNQGDGSAGQLSGFDAYQIGGTYVKDGATRLIAQKTVVIPGSDGLFVLQFNADGTEDQMGPLMDATSAIDDQTVITP, from the coding sequence ATGACCACCTCAATGAGGGCCGGCGGAATCGCCATCGCTGCCGTCGCACTCGGGGTCACACTGGCCGGCTGCGGCGACAAGACGATATCCGGTACCGCCACCGAGGAGACCGGAACCAGCGCCAGCAGCGAACCGACCAAGGCCGCCGACACTGGCACGCCCACGCCCACGGCCGGGCGCCAGTACACGATCGTGGACTACATCCGCGACAACCACATCACCGAAGCCCCGGTGCACCGGGGTGATCCGGGCACACCCACATTGGACCTGCCGATTCCCGAAGGCTGGGAAGACGCGACGGCGTCAGCTCCCGAATGGTCCTGGGCCGCAATGGTATCCACCGATCCGGCGTTCACGGCAGATCCGCCGTCGATCATCGCGCTGATGTCCAAGCTGACCGGCGACGTCGACCCGGCCAAGATTTTGGAGTACGCACCGAACGAGATCAGGAACCTGCCGGGCTACCAGAACCAGGGCGACGGGTCAGCGGGGCAGCTCAGCGGATTCGATGCGTATCAGATCGGTGGCACCTACGTGAAGGACGGCGCCACGCGGCTGATCGCCCAGAAGACCGTGGTGATCCCCGGGTCCGACGGGCTGTTTGTGTTGCAGTTCAACGCCGATGGCACCGAGGATCAGATGGGTCCGCTGATGGATGCCACCTCGGCGATCGACGACCAGACGGTCATCACGCCGTAG
- a CDS encoding DUF5642 family protein, whose protein sequence is MENRNVLLAAAGVLACATGLVACGQSDQSTSANADIANIAKVRSSFGPEFKVTDVAPAGIDPKKLAPHKMPPGVKVEPADCAKFAEGQSLPEGLKGNVAATTAEGAGNRFIVMALETSEPVPLNDPGDACKQVKFLGPGIRGQVDVVEAPQIDGARTTGTHRIVQTATGGQARTGELYNYVASFDTFTVIVTANPLVVPDKPVSPVDDKRARDLLTSAVAAVRG, encoded by the coding sequence ATGGAGAACCGCAACGTATTACTCGCCGCCGCCGGCGTCCTTGCCTGCGCCACCGGATTGGTCGCCTGCGGTCAATCGGACCAGTCGACGTCCGCCAACGCGGACATCGCCAACATCGCCAAGGTGCGCTCCAGCTTCGGGCCGGAGTTCAAGGTCACCGACGTCGCCCCGGCCGGGATCGACCCGAAAAAGCTGGCGCCGCACAAAATGCCGCCGGGAGTGAAGGTCGAACCTGCCGATTGTGCGAAGTTCGCCGAGGGACAATCTCTCCCGGAGGGGCTGAAAGGCAACGTGGCGGCCACCACGGCCGAAGGCGCGGGTAACCGGTTCATCGTGATGGCGCTGGAAACCTCTGAGCCGGTCCCGTTGAACGATCCCGGCGATGCGTGCAAGCAGGTCAAGTTCCTCGGTCCCGGGATCCGCGGGCAGGTGGATGTGGTCGAGGCGCCGCAGATCGACGGGGCACGCACGACGGGGACGCACCGCATCGTGCAAACCGCGACGGGCGGCCAGGCTCGCACCGGCGAGTTGTACAACTACGTCGCCAGTTTTGACACGTTCACGGTGATCGTCACGGCCAACCCGCTGGTGGTGCCGGACAAGCCGGTGTCGCCGGTGGACGACAAGCGGGCCCGCGACCTGCTCACCAGTGCGGTCGCCGCGGTACGGGGCTAG
- a CDS encoding GNAT family N-acetyltransferase yields the protein MADLTEISADDLAALEFFAGCRPSVLAPLAVLLRPLSVARGQVLIRQGDPARTFMLIASGRTQVVHDGPDGQVVADLEPGLIIGEIALLRDASRTATVTALEPVRGWVGDRDAFEVILHLPGMFDRLVRIARQRLAGFVTPIPVQVRAGDWFYLRPVLPGDVERTMNGPVEFSSETLYRRFQSVRKPTKALLEYLFEVDYADHFVWVMTEGALGPVVADARVVREGHDATTAEVAFTVGDDYQGRGIGTFLLDALVVSADYLGIQRFTARVLSDNYAMRRILDRLGAVWEREDLGVVLTDVPVPAVDTLSLEPELAAKIKDATRQVIRAVSQ from the coding sequence GTGGCCGATCTGACCGAGATCAGTGCCGACGACCTGGCGGCGCTGGAATTCTTCGCCGGATGCCGGCCGTCTGTACTGGCGCCGTTGGCCGTCCTGCTGCGGCCGCTGTCGGTCGCACGGGGCCAGGTGCTGATCCGGCAGGGTGATCCGGCCCGGACGTTCATGCTGATCGCCTCCGGCCGCACCCAGGTGGTCCATGACGGGCCCGACGGCCAGGTCGTCGCCGATCTGGAGCCGGGTCTGATCATCGGTGAGATCGCGCTGCTGCGCGATGCGTCGCGCACGGCCACGGTGACGGCTCTCGAACCGGTCAGGGGTTGGGTGGGTGACCGCGACGCGTTCGAGGTCATCCTGCACTTGCCGGGGATGTTCGACCGCTTGGTCCGCATCGCCCGCCAACGGCTGGCGGGGTTCGTCACGCCCATCCCGGTGCAGGTGCGCGCCGGGGACTGGTTCTATCTGCGGCCGGTGCTGCCCGGCGACGTCGAGCGCACCATGAACGGGCCGGTCGAGTTCTCCAGTGAAACCCTCTACCGACGTTTTCAATCCGTGCGTAAGCCGACGAAGGCACTGTTGGAGTACCTGTTCGAGGTCGACTACGCCGATCATTTCGTCTGGGTGATGACCGAGGGGGCGTTGGGGCCCGTCGTCGCCGACGCCCGCGTGGTCCGCGAGGGCCATGATGCGACGACAGCCGAGGTGGCATTCACCGTCGGCGACGACTATCAGGGCCGCGGCATCGGAACCTTTCTGCTGGATGCCCTGGTGGTGTCCGCGGATTATCTTGGGATTCAACGTTTTACCGCACGGGTGTTGAGCGACAACTACGCGATGCGGCGTATCCTGGACCGGCTCGGTGCGGTATGGGAGCGTGAGGATCTGGGTGTGGTGCTCACTGACGTCCCGGTGCCGGCAGTCGACACGCTCAGTCTGGAACCTGAACTGGCGGCGAAGATCAAGGACGCGACCCGGCAGGTGATCCGGGCGGTGAGCCAGTGA
- the modA gene encoding molybdate ABC transporter substrate-binding protein, which yields MTRARIFALALTAVAATALIGGCSADQDGASPSTSSAGSITVFAAASLKSAFTEIGEQFKTDNPGASVEFSFAGSSDLVTQLTQGAGADVFASADTRNMDKAVAADLVEGAPVNFATNTLTIAVTPGNPKGIKAFADLAKPGTSVVVCAPPVPCGGATEKVEKATGVTLSPVSEETSVTDVLGKVTSGQADAGLVYVTDAAGAGDKVASVSFPEAAQAVNTYPIAVLKQSKQADLAHRFVDVVNGEAGQKALAKAGFAKP from the coding sequence ATGACCCGAGCCCGGATATTCGCCCTGGCGTTGACCGCGGTGGCAGCGACGGCCCTGATCGGTGGTTGCAGCGCGGACCAGGACGGGGCCTCGCCGTCCACGTCGTCGGCCGGCTCGATCACGGTGTTCGCCGCGGCCTCGCTGAAATCGGCGTTCACCGAGATCGGCGAGCAGTTCAAGACCGACAACCCGGGCGCCTCGGTCGAGTTCTCGTTCGCCGGATCCTCGGACCTGGTCACCCAGCTCACCCAGGGTGCCGGTGCCGACGTGTTCGCCTCCGCCGACACCCGGAACATGGACAAGGCGGTGGCCGCCGACCTTGTCGAGGGTGCCCCCGTCAACTTCGCCACCAATACCCTGACCATCGCCGTCACCCCGGGAAACCCCAAGGGCATCAAGGCTTTCGCCGATCTGGCCAAACCCGGAACCAGTGTCGTGGTGTGCGCGCCGCCGGTGCCGTGCGGCGGCGCCACCGAGAAGGTCGAGAAGGCCACCGGGGTCACACTGTCCCCGGTGAGCGAGGAAACCTCGGTCACCGACGTGCTCGGCAAGGTGACCAGCGGGCAGGCCGACGCCGGCCTGGTCTACGTCACCGACGCCGCCGGAGCCGGGGACAAGGTGGCCAGTGTGTCGTTCCCCGAGGCTGCCCAGGCCGTCAACACCTACCCGATCGCCGTCCTCAAACAATCCAAGCAGGCCGACCTGGCGCACCGTTTCGTCGACGTGGTCAATGGTGAGGCCGGCCAAAAGGCGCTCGCCAAGGCTGGATTCGCCAAGCCCTGA